CCGATTTCTTCATCGGGCCATCTGGTCATCAGCCAGCATATGCTGGGAATCAAAGCTCCGGGAGTCAGTCTTGAGATATGGCTTCATTTCGGTACTTTGGTCGCGGTGCTGGTATATTATTATAAACGACTCTTTGGAATCGTAAAAGCCTTGCTGGGCCATTCTGAAAACCGCGATGAAAACCTGCGTCTATTGCTGGCAATTATTGTCGGGACAATTCCGGCCGTGATAGTGGGGTTTTCATTAAAATCATCAATCGAATCGGCTTTTGGCTCAACAGCCTTTACGTCGGCCATGCTTGTTGTTACGGGTATGATCCTCCTGGCCAGCGGATTAGCCCGCAATAAGAACCTGCAAATAAATATTCCTCGAGGTTTCGCTATCGGGATTGCCCAGGCTTTAGCTATTTTACCCGGCATATCTCGCTCCGGAAGTACAATCACCTATGCCATGCTTTTGGGAATCAAGCCGGCTAAGGCGGCGGAGTTTTCATTTTTACTCGCCATACCGGCTATCGGAGGAGCATTTCTGTTGGATTTATTATCGAGTGATAATATGGCCTGGTCGGGAAGCGAAATCGGGTTGTACTTAATTGGAGCTTTAGTGTCCTTTGTATTTGGATTGCTCTCGATTCATTACCTTCTGAAACTGATCGCACGCGGTAAGTTTTTTATTTTTGGGTTTTATTGCCTTGCCGCGGGAATTATTTCTTTTATATTTGTCAACTGATGCGGAATATTATTATCATACGTCTGGGACGCTTGGGTGATGTTACGCTAACCGGGCCGACTATTAAAAATCTGCGTTTTCTATATCCGAATTCAAAAATATTTTACATAACACGGGAGCCATATCAATCTCTGTGTCATTCGCTTTTCGGAGTCGATGAAGTATTAACTTTTCCCGATAGGGGGAGCTATCTTGATCTTATTAAACTATCAATTAAGTTAGATGATTTCCAACCCGACCTGGTCGTCGATTTACATAAAAATTTCCGTTCCTTTCATCTGGCAAATTTATGCAAAGCCCGCTATAAAGTAGTTTATAAAAAAAGGCGCAGAGAGCGGCAGGCAGCCGTCAATGGAAAGAAATTCGTTTCACCGATACCGCATACGATTGATCAGTATAATCTCGTAATAGATCGGCTAAAGGGCGAACGTATCGCCAAACGGCCGGATATATTTTTGCCCTATGAAAAATTGTCGGATTATAAATATCGGAGAGAAGGCGTTGCCGTCGCGCCGGGCACCGGTTCGCCCGTTAAAAGCTGGTCGATCGAAAATTTCGTTTCCGTTATTGAAAAAATTGTTGGTGATTTTAATTTTCCGGTGTCGGTATTTCTGTCATCGGCGGATAAGGAAATTGAAGATAAGCTTTCTCCTTTGCCGAAAGACAAAGTTTCAATTTATAAGGATGAACCGCTGGATCGAATTTGCGAACTCCTGTCACTGCATCGCTTGAGTTTGACCAATGATTCCGGATTAATGCATCTCTCCTCAGCATGCGGGACTCCGACTATGGGACTGTTCGGGCCGACTCATGAACAGCTTGGATTTTATCCCATGGGAATCCATGATAAGATGCTGGGCACGGACGAAAAATGCCGCCCCTGTTCGCTGCACGGCAATGTCCCTTGTTATCGAGAGGAACAATACTGTTTCACTCGTTTGACGGTTGATCTTGTCTACGAACAGGCGGCAATAATTCTCAATCAGGAAGTTCTGTCTCCGGCCGTATTTATTGATCGTGACGGTACCTTGATAGTCGATAAGCATTATCTGGCCGACCCGGAAAAGATTGAATTTATTGAAGGCTCGGTTAACGCCTTACGAAAATTGAAAGAGGCCGGATTTAAAATCGTGATTATCTCCAATCAATCGGGCGTGGCGCGGGGCTTTTTCCCCGAAGAAACCGTTGTGAAAGTAAATAATCGTCTGGTAGAATTACTGAAAGAAAATGGTGTCGAGATAGACGATATCAGATTTTGCCCGTACTATCCCGATGGAGATGTTCCCGAATACACCAGGGAAGATGAATGCCGCAAGCCTCGACCGGGGATGATTGAAATGAGCGCGACCGAATTGGGAATCGATTTGAAACGATCCTACATGATTGGCGACAAACTGGCAGACATTCAATGCGGTCAATCCGCCGGAGCGATACCCGTCCTGGTTCGCACAGGTTACGGTAAAGACACAGAAAAAGAATATCCCCCCCTGCCATATCCCTCTCCGTATTATATATGCGATAACTTAAACGCCGCCGCCGACAGGATTTTGTCATAGATATGATTCGTGAGGCTTTATATCAAAAAAAACTGCAGAACAACCGGGTTCAATGCTTATTATGTCCGGCCCTTTGTCGGCTGAAACCGGGGAAGCGAGGAATATGTCATTCCCGATTTAACAAAGACGGCCGGTTGGTTACCGATAATTTTGGCGAAACGGTAACCATTGCCATCGATCCCATTGAAAAAAAGCCGCTATATCATTTTAAGCCGATAACGAGTATTGTATCAATAGGCGCCAACGGATGTAATTTATCCTGCCGCCATTGCCAGAACTGGCAAATATCGCAGGAAAAAGTTCCAACTGTTTATATTGCTCCTGAAAAATTGCCGGGAATAGGCGCTCAAAAAGATTCAATCGGAATCGCTTATACCTATACTGAGCCGTTTATCTGGTTTGAATATATTTTGGATGCGGCGCCTCAAGTCAAAAAGGCCGGTCTTGATAATGTGATAGTTTCCAACGGATATATTAATTCTGAACCATTAGAGAAATTGCTCCCCTATATTGACGCTTTCAATATCGATCTCAAAGGAATGAAACCGGAATTTTATAAACGTATTTGTAAGGGCAGACTCGAACCGGTTTTGGAAGTTATCAAACTTATCGAAAAATCACCGGCTCATCTTGAGTTGACCAATTTGATTATACCCGGTCTGAATGATGACGATGATGACTTTCAAAAGCTGGGCGAGTTTGTGAACTCGGTAAACAAAACTATTCCGGTGCATCTTTCGGCGTATCACCCGAGTTACCAATTAAATAATCCCCCGACACCGGAAAAAACAATGAGACGGGCCTATTCCATTCTGAAAAAGTATGTCAATAACGTCTTTGTAGGGAATATGAATATCGAAGGACTGGCCGATAGCCGTTGCCCCTCATGCGATCAGGTTATTATTAGAAGGCAAGGGTATCGAATAGAAATGACGGGTTTGGATGAAAGCGGGGTATGTTCGTTATGCCACATGGAAACTGGTATTGTCCCCGGGAATTAGTTATATTATCGACTGCAGTAAGAGTAATAATGGGTCGATACAATTTAATATCAAGCAGTTATGGCGCTTCCATCGTCTAATAGTATAATTATAGTATATGGGTGGGAACCCAATTTGGCCGCTTATCGGTTTTAATTATGATGAGATTAAGATTTTTTATAATTAGTTTTTCCATCGTCGCCATTATTGGCTTTTTGTCAATTGAGCAGGCGCAGGCGCAGTTCTATTTTGGCAAAAATAAAATTCAGTACACGAATTTTAACTGGCAGGTAATGACGACCGAACATTTCAAGATATATTTTTACCCTTCAGAATTGGAATTAGCCGAAATCGCAGCCTGGTCCGCCGAAGAATCCTACAAACGTCTCGCGTCGCTTTTTAATTATGAAATATATGAGCCAATTCCGCTGATTATCTATAGTAATCCCAACTATTTTGTGCAAACCAATACGACATTTTACTTTTTGCCCGAAAACGTGGCCGGTTTCACCGAACACATGAAGGGTCGGGTGGTTGTACCTTTCAACGGTTCGTACTCCGATTTCAATAAAGTCATCTGGCATGAAATGGTGCACGTCTTCACTTTCGCTAAGATTGGACAGACAATGCAGGATTACGGCCGTATGGCGTCGGCTTTTCCGCCGCAATGGTTCATCGAGGGGCTGGCTAATTACTGGTCTCGTGAGTGGGACAGCGAAGGCGACATGGTTTTAAGGGATATGGTCATCAACGGTAATTTGCCGTCCATAAGAAACATATGGATTTATAACAATACCTATTATGTGTATAAGCTGGGCGAGTCAATTTGCCATTTTATCGCTGATGAATATGGTGAGGATAAAATTACAGAATTATTTGAAAACTGGTCGGTGGGAAAAACATTTGATGATGTTGTTACTTTTACGCTGGGGCATAATTTGAATGAGCTTTCCGAAAAGTGGTCATATTATCTCAAAAAAAAGTACTTCCCGCAGATAGCCAATCTTGATTTACCTGATAAAAGAGCTACCAGGTTAACCAATCGAATCTTCGCCGTCCGACCGGTACCGGTTACCTTGACCAACGAAAACGGTATCGAAGAACCCTGGGTGATATACAAAGCCAACAAGGTTGGTTATTCGGCCATTTATATGCAGCCGGCCAAAGGGGAAAGCAAAAAAGTAATAACTCTTCTTAAGGGCGAACGATCGGCCAAGTATGAGTCGTTGCATTTGCTGTCGAGCGGTGTCGATCAATTTGACGATAAGCTGCTGGCCTTTGCATCTAAATCACAGGAACGGGATGTACTGTATATTTATGATCTGGATCATCGAAAAGTAATCACAAAGTATGAGTTTGAAAATCTTATCGGATTAGTGTCGCCTCGATTTTCTCCCCAGGGAGATCGGGTTGTCTTCACCGGATATCAATTGAGCGGATATGCCGACATCTATATGATACATCTCGAGTCGGGGGAATTGACGCAGCTCACCGATGATCTCTATAATGATCTGGACCCATCATTTGGATGCAAAGGAAACTCAATTATATTTTCATCCGATCGCGGAGGTTATGGATCCGAAGGATATTTATCTCTGTACCGCATTAATCTGGATGACCGCCGATTGAGACGAATTACATTTGGAAAGTGCCATGATCGATATCCCTCAGAGAGTCCTGATGGTCAACAATTGATATTCTCATCCGATCGCGGTGAAGAACGGTCGTTTAATATATTTAGCCTTGAACACGGACGAAAACTATCCAAAGTAACCGAATATTTGACCGGGGCATTCGATCCCCGCTTTAATAAAAACGGCGAAGAGGTTTATTTTTACGCCTATCAAAACCGCGGCTTTCATTTGTTTCGCTCAGATATAAATACTATGAAAACCGTCCCCGTCGATGAAAAAGAGAATATTGAGGTGCGCTGGATTCCGCAAAAAATAGGCACAGAAGCCCGGGAATCCACGGTTAAGTATAAGACTGATTATTCTCTTGATATCGCTCAATCGACAGTCGCTTATGACGGCGTTTATGGAACAATTGGCGGGATTCAGGCGGCGGTGAGCGATATGCTGGGTAACAACATGTGGATATTCCTGTTGTCTAATACGGCCCAGAGTAAAGATGATATATTGACCAGTTTCAATGTTGGCGTTACCTATCTAAGGCGAACAAATCGTTTAAATTGGGGAGTGGGCGCGTTTCATTTATATGATGAATACTATAATGATTTCGACGGCTTTTACTTTGAGCGACTCATCGGTGGAGTTGGCTTACTAAGTTATCCCCTGACAAAATTCGACCGTATCGAAACATCACTGTTTCTGAGATACAGCGATAAAGAAAGATTCGCCGGTTTACAGCGGCGCCAAGCTCTACCCGCGACTCAGCTATTTAGTTTTATCACTGATAACACGCTTTGGGAACCTTTGGGCCCGATTGAGGGACGGCGGCTCAATTTAACAGTCGGTTTAAGCTACGATTTGAATTCGGCCGAAACATTTAACCGCCTGGCATCTATTGATTTTCGGCATTATCTAAGGCTGGGCAATCGCTCATCATTTGCCAGTCGATTCTTTGCTTATTCATCGGCTGGCACCGAACCGCAGAGAATATATCTTGGAGGCAGCTGGTCATTTAGAGGCCTCAGCCGTCGGCATTTCTACAATCGTAACATTCTTTTTAACTCTATGGAGCTTCGATTTCCTCTGATTAGTAACCTCATTATCGGATTCCCCATCGGGGCAATGAAATTCAGCGGTATTCAAGGCGCCTTATTCCATGACGCCGGAACCGCCTGGGATGATAACTGGATAGGATGGCGAGGATCATTCGGTGCCTCAATACGGGTAGCCCTGGGTTATTTGGTAGTCCTCAGATTTGATTTTTCCCGAATTCATAATTTTCACGGTATTTCAAAAAGTACAAGGACCGACTTCTTTTTCGGGTGGAATTTCTAATGAAATCCTTATTTCCGATATTATCAGCGGTCGTTATTTTTTTATTCTCGGCCTGCACCGTTCCCAAAAAATTAAAGCGCAACAATGGGTATTTTAAACCAATAAATGAACAAAAATTGGGCGTTTATCCTTCTGATGGAAATCTTACCGGGCAGCTAAATCTTTTATACGAATATAAAATCAAAGGCGCTCCGACCGACCCGATAATACTCGGCGACCGCTATCTCAGCGTTCGAACCTCTCGCAATCGCGTGGTTTTTTATGATCAGGAATCAGGGAAGAGGGTGTGTCGGATTAAACAGGGACGAGGCTTTATCTTACCGCCGTTGTTAACCGACTCATTAATTGTCTATGTAAAAAAGTCGCCTCTGGGGCAGATTAGAGTCCAAAATCTCTTTACCGGCAAGAAGATAGGCGAACTTAATGTAAAAGATATTCGATCCGGGCCGATAATAGTTAATAACAGCCTTATTGTGGGCACTACCACCGGCTTATTGTCGCTCAATTTGACCGATTTGCGCCGGGAATGGAGGTTGAAAAACGATGATGTCGTTGATATCCTTCCGGTTTATGATGGTTCTCAGATTTATTATGCGGCCGGTAGTGGTCAGGTAAAGGCTGTTGAGCCCGGCGATGGTTCTTTGATATGGGAAATCGATTGCAATGCCTCGATAAGTTCAAAACTGGGTATCGGTCGTTATTTATATATCGGTTTAACCGACGGCGATATTCTGGCGCATGATAAGAACAATGGTAGTGTTGTATGGCGAACCGGTATCGGGTATGCGTATAGAGGCAAAGCCGTGGAACATAACGATAGAATCTACATAGGATGCACCGACGGCAAAGTTTATTGTTTATCGGCCGAGGATGGCGGAATAATTTGGGAGTATCAGACTGACGGTGTTGTCGTCGCCAGCCCTGTTATACATAGTCATACCGTTTTAATAGGGTCGTATGATCGGAATTTTTATAGTCTCGATGCCGAAAGCGGAGAGATGTTAGATAGCCACAATTTGGAAGGGCCGGTCGCATTTGCGGCGGTAATTAATAATAACAGGATTTTTGTGGCGTGTCAGAAAAATCGCATCTATTGTTTTGAGGAGCACTAATGGAACGCAATATAAATCTTAGCGAGAAAAATCTTCAAACCGATATTAAAAGCCTGACCCGGGAGATTGTCCACGAACTGTTTTTGATTTGTCGCAAAGCCGGAATATATGCCATTGACCATCCCATGATTCTCAATGGCCTCTCCAAGCCGTTTCTGGGTTTGCAACGCCTGTTCGGATTTAAAAAATATTTTATATTATATTTCACTGAGGGACGATTATACGCCAATAATATTCTCATGGCCGATGCCGGGGCCGTGAACTATCTTAAAGATAAAATGCATGAGCTGGATATCAAATCGATCGCTTTCGACGAAAATCTGACAGCCGGTGAGTTTACTGCTTTTATTGAGCGGTTTGTCGGACGTATAAATCCTTCTCACCCTGATTATGCGATGGAATCATATTTAGAGAGGCTACGGATTTCGACGATTTTAATCAATAGTCCCCTAATTGAAAAACTATATAATACCGGTTTACGGTATCGCGAAGTGCAACTTGATGATTTTTCCGTCAGGCGCATGGTGACGGATTATTTATCGGGCGATATTAATCTGGCGGTAAAGATGCTGGCCGGCGGTTATATGGATACCGGTAACCAGGCCGAAGACTCCGGAATCGATTATCATAAAGAAATCGTGCAATTTATATTGCCAGAAAAGTTTTCGGAGTTGCAGTCTTCTGAGCTGTTGTCGATGGCCTTGAGGATTCTGGAGGAAAATCCCTATAAGAACGATGAGTTACCCGACGAATTGATTCAACTTATTCATTCTTTTAATTTCCACCCGCGCCGTGACGAATTGACCAATAAAATCCAATCGCATTTAATGGATCAGGGTTACCAATCGAATATACTTGAAAATTGCTTATCCGTTCCGGCCTCGATTATGCTGGAAACAGTTCAGGATATTGATCGTATCGGCAATGATATTTATTCTGAAAAGTACCGGGAAGCGCTCTATGGCGAATTCCGTGATGCCTTTATCAGGTTGCTGCGAACCCGGCAGATTGGTAAAGCGGCCAGCATTTCCGAAAAGGTAGTAAATTACCTCGCCTCCGATACGGCCATCTATCGCCAGCATTCAATTTGTCTATTAAAAGATATAATAGCCACCAGCATCACTGCGGGAGAAAACGAGTTTTTGAACGCGATTCTGCGCTATATGCAGTCTTTGTTTACTCGCGGACTGGAGTCATTTGAATTCTCCGAAGTCGCCTTTGAGCTATTAAATGTTATGATTTCTATGCAGAGATATAAGGCTGTCGCGGAATTTTTAAATGTTCTCAGCTCCAGCCGCCGTTATGAGAATGGGGTTTTAGTTTATGACTCGGTTACGGTGCGACGTATCTTTGAAGTGCTGGATAATAAAGAATTGATCTCTCAATTGATAAGGGGAATTCAGACACCGAACGGTAATCTCGTTAAACAGGTACGAGATATTTTAATAGCCCTGCAATCAGAAGAGGTTGCTCTTCAATTAGCGGAAATCGTAATCCACCCTAACCGTCAAATCCGTCAACACTGTTTGAAAATTCTATCGGAATCGGGCCAACCGGCGGTGAAAGTATTTTCGGATATATTGAGGGATGAGAAATATTTTATGCGACCCTTCGATCGCCGCGAATTGCCCGATGAAAAGTGGTATCTGATTAGAAATGCTATTTTTGTTCTGGGAAATTTGGGGGACAAGGAAGCCTGCGATGCTTTCAGGTTCAGACTATCAGACTCCGATGTTCGGGTTCGCCTTGAAATGGTTAGAGCGCTGGAGAAGATAGACGCCAATGAATCGGTTGATTTGTTAATGCTCCTTGCGGAGGATCCCGATAGCTCTGTCCGTGAAGCCGCCATTATCGTTTTGGGCCTGAAGAAAAGAAGCGATTTATTCCCGTTTTATGTTGATCTGATCGGCCGGCAAAAGGGCGAGGCCGACCGTATTATTAATGCCCTTGCGCTCACCGGGAGTTTGGAAGCACGCGATTATCTCTGGAATCTTCTGCAAAACGATCAAAAATTAAAAGAATTATCGTCCGGTAAATTGTCCGTAAATCTGATTCAATCCGCAATAATTAAGGCTCTTGAAAAGATCGGCGATGATGAAATAATAAAGAAACTCGAGAATTATAAGCCTGATCAGCAAAATAATATATCAAAAACAGCCAAAATATTTTTAAACAAACTAAATCTAAAGCAGTAATCTAAGCCAAAATAGCATGTAAAGATAAATATAATGCCATTGTGGCGCATAATTTTGTCCAAATTGGCAGTACGACTAATTCTTAGAATTCTAAATTCTCCGTAATTGATTTATATATAATAGCTTATCGTTTTCGGCACTATATTTGATAGATATTTGAAAAAAAGTGCCAAAAGGAGATTTAGATATGAGCAAAAAAATCATAGGAATCGATCTGGGAACCACCAATTCCTGTCTTGCGGTCATCGAAGGACAAGAGGCAAAGATTATAAATAATCCTGAAGGCGGGAGAACAACGCCTTCCGTCGTTGCCGTCGATAAGAAGGGCGAAAGATTAGTCGGCGCTGTTGCCAAACGTCAGGCCGTCACCAATCCGGAGAATACCATTTTCTCGATTAAAAGACTAATGGGGCGGGTATACGATGAGATAACTCAGGAATTGAAAAACTTCCCATATAAAGTGAAGAAGAACAGCAATGGCGAGTTGCGCGTAATTATGAATGGAAAAGATTACGCTCCGCCCCAGGTTTCGGCGATGGTGCTGTCATACCTCAAGAAGGCTGCGGAAGATTATCTTGGGTATGAAGTCAAAGAAGCTGTCATTACCGTTCCGGCCTATTTTAATGATCGTCAACGTCAGGCGACCAAGGACGCCGGTCGGATTGCCGGATTGGATGTCAAGCGAATTATCAACGAACCTACCGCCGCGGCTCTGGCTTATGGACTCGATAAAAAGAAATCAGGCAAAATCGCGGTTTATGACCTTGGCGGCGGAACCTTTGATATTTCAATTCTCGAATTATCGGATGGAGTTTTTGAAGTCTTGTCAACCAACGGCGATACACATCTGGGCGGCGATGATTTTGATAAACGAATCATTGACTGGCTGGCTGATGAATTCAAAAAAACCGACGCAATAGACCTTTCAAAGGACCCGATGGCTTTGCAGCGATTAAAGGAAGCCGCCGAAAAGGCTAAAATTGAATTATCATCTACGCTTGAGACCAATATTAATCTGCCCTTCGTGACGGCCGATTCGTCCGGCCCGAGACATCTCAATATGACTCTCAGCCGGGCCAAATACGAGCAGTTGACTGACGATCTGGTTGAGCGGTCGATTACACCGGTGCGCAAGGCTATCGAAGACGCAGGCATCAATTTTTCCGATATTGATGATGTTGTCATGGTTGGCGGAATGACCCGGATGCCCAAAGTCGTTGAACGGGTCAGCAAAATGTTTGGCAGGGAACCGAATAAAGGAGTCAATCCGGATGAAGTCGTCGCCATGGGCGCGGCTTTGCAGGGCGGCGTTTTGACAGGCGATGTCAACGATCTTTTGCTTCTCGATGTGATCCCATTGTCGCTTGGTATTGAGACCCTGGGTGGTGTTGATACCGTGATTATCGAACGTAATACGACGATTCCGACAAAAAAATCACAGGTGTTTTCTACCGCGCAGGAAAATCAGCCTTCGGTTGAAGTGCATGTCCTTCAGGGCGAGCGCAAGATGGCAATCGACAATAAAACCATCGGGCGCTTTCATCTTGACGGAATACCTCCGGCGCCGAGAGGGATGCCGCAGATTGAGGTCACTTTCGATATCAATGCCGACGGTATTCTCGAAGTGTCGGCGCAGGATAAAGGTACCGGCAAAAAGCAATCGGTGCGTATCGAGGCTTCATCGGGTTTGGCCGAATCGGAAATTGAGAAAATGGTTGACGACGCCAAGTCGCATGAAGCCGAAGACGAGGAAAAACATAAGAAAGTTCAAATTCGTAATGAAGCCGACCAGGCGGTTTTTATGGCTGAGAAGAACCTCAAGGATATGGGCGATAAACTCGATGCCGATAACAAAACCAAAATCGAGGCGGCTATATCGCGAGTGAAAGAGGCTCTTAAAGGCGAAAACACCGAGGAGATTAAATCGGCTTCCGATGATTTGACCGCCGCCTGGCATGCAGCCGCGCAGAATATTTATCAGCAACAAGCGCAGCAACAGGGAGCACATCCGGATCCCGATATGAATACCGATCAAACTTCGCAAGCACAATCTGCAGACGACAGTAAGACAGTCGATGCCGATTATGAAGTTGTTGATGAAGAATGACACACGCTTTAATATAGATTGAGGGCATGGATTGCTCTCTGGTAAAGGGGGCTTTTGAAAGAAAGCCCCTTTTTGTTACATATAGATCGAACAAAACAAATGATTGACCGGAGGCCAAAAGACGTATAGTTTATCGCTATGAAAAAAGAACCGTTTGACATACTCGGTATCAGTAAAGATGCCAGCCGGGGCGAAATCAAATCCGCTTTTCGACGGATGGCCAAAAGGTATCATCCCGATATCGTCGGCGGTACCGGCGATAAATTCAAACGAATACTTCTGGCTTATGAACAAATCGCCGGATATGTCCACGGCGAGGGAGAAACGGTTAAGGATTTTGATTTCGAAGTCAATGTCAACATAGATAGAAAAAAGCAAGTTCAGGATTTATTCGATGATTTCAAAGACGGTATCCTGACATATTTCGATATCGGCAAACCTGAGTTTTTGAATCTGTTTTTGGAATTAACTCCTGAACAGGCTTCTCAAGGAGGAAAAATAAAAATCAATCTCCCGCTAACGTGCAAATGTAAAAAGTGTTATGGCTTCGGACAAATATTTTTTATCCGTTGCAAAAAATGCGGCGGAACCGGGGAAGAGGTTTACCAAAAAAGCACGTTGCTTGATTTTTCCGGAGGCGTTGCGGATGATTCGACAGCCAAGCAGCATATTGATAATCTGTTTTTGACGGTCGTATTCAAAATTGAAGATAAGGCGAAAGATAAATAGATGGCCCGGGATTATTATAAAACTCTCGGTGTGGATGAGAATGCCAAAACCGATGAGATAAAGCACAAGTACCGCACGCTGGCCAAAAAATATCATCCTGACCACAATAAGGGCGACAAGCAGGCTGAGGAAAAATTCAAGGAAATTTCCGAAGCTTACGACGTCCTCAAGGATGATAAAAAACGCCAGCAATATGATACGATGCGCAAATTCGGAGGATTCGATCCTCGCCAGGGCGCGGGCGGTTTTCCCGGAGGGGGCGGAGGACGATTTTATACCAACGGCGATTTCCGGCAGGCTTTCGGCGGTAATTTCGACATGAACGATCTTTCCGGTCTGGGCGGTCTGGGCGATATTTTCAGTTCGCTTTTCGGCGATAACATCCGCACTCGAACGCGGCAGCGCGGTTATGGAACGCCGCCTCCGAACGCTCCCCGCAAGGGTCGCGATATACGCATCACGATGAAAATATCGGTCGAACAATCGGCAACCGGTGTTGCAAAAAAAATCAAAATGCATCTGCCGGAAAGTTGCTCGTCCTGTTCGGCGACG
This window of the Candidatus Zixiibacteriota bacterium genome carries:
- the dnaK gene encoding molecular chaperone DnaK, whose amino-acid sequence is MSKKIIGIDLGTTNSCLAVIEGQEAKIINNPEGGRTTPSVVAVDKKGERLVGAVAKRQAVTNPENTIFSIKRLMGRVYDEITQELKNFPYKVKKNSNGELRVIMNGKDYAPPQVSAMVLSYLKKAAEDYLGYEVKEAVITVPAYFNDRQRQATKDAGRIAGLDVKRIINEPTAAALAYGLDKKKSGKIAVYDLGGGTFDISILELSDGVFEVLSTNGDTHLGGDDFDKRIIDWLADEFKKTDAIDLSKDPMALQRLKEAAEKAKIELSSTLETNINLPFVTADSSGPRHLNMTLSRAKYEQLTDDLVERSITPVRKAIEDAGINFSDIDDVVMVGGMTRMPKVVERVSKMFGREPNKGVNPDEVVAMGAALQGGVLTGDVNDLLLLDVIPLSLGIETLGGVDTVIIERNTTIPTKKSQVFSTAQENQPSVEVHVLQGERKMAIDNKTIGRFHLDGIPPAPRGMPQIEVTFDINADGILEVSAQDKGTGKKQSVRIEASSGLAESEIEKMVDDAKSHEAEDEEKHKKVQIRNEADQAVFMAEKNLKDMGDKLDADNKTKIEAAISRVKEALKGENTEEIKSASDDLTAAWHAAAQNIYQQQAQQQGAHPDPDMNTDQTSQAQSADDSKTVDADYEVVDEE
- a CDS encoding DnaJ domain-containing protein — protein: MKKEPFDILGISKDASRGEIKSAFRRMAKRYHPDIVGGTGDKFKRILLAYEQIAGYVHGEGETVKDFDFEVNVNIDRKKQVQDLFDDFKDGILTYFDIGKPEFLNLFLELTPEQASQGGKIKINLPLTCKCKKCYGFGQIFFIRCKKCGGTGEEVYQKSTLLDFSGGVADDSTAKQHIDNLFLTVVFKIEDKAKDK